In Deinococcus psychrotolerans, a genomic segment contains:
- a CDS encoding GNAT family N-acetyltransferase, producing the protein MIRDASASDLPEIYVVINDAASAYKGIIPADRWVEPYMSEAELTEQIADGVRFRCWVEDEGVDAGRVTGVMGIQDKGEVNLIRHAYVRSAQRGQGIGGQLLADLTSQTSKPILIGTWQAATWAIRFYQRHGFALVSESRKNALLRTFWNIPDRQVETSVVLASQDFEPEQAG; encoded by the coding sequence ATGATTCGGGACGCCTCAGCCAGTGACCTGCCCGAAATCTACGTGGTCATCAACGACGCTGCCAGCGCTTACAAGGGCATCATTCCGGCAGACCGCTGGGTTGAACCTTACATGAGCGAAGCAGAATTAACCGAGCAAATCGCGGACGGCGTGCGCTTCCGCTGCTGGGTCGAGGATGAGGGAGTTGACGCGGGGCGGGTGACCGGCGTGATGGGTATTCAAGACAAAGGGGAGGTCAATCTGATTCGCCACGCCTACGTCCGCAGCGCCCAGCGGGGTCAGGGCATCGGCGGCCAGCTTCTCGCAGATTTGACATCCCAAACGTCCAAGCCCATCTTGATCGGGACTTGGCAAGCGGCGACGTGGGCCATCCGGTTTTATCAGCGGCACGGCTTCGCCTTGGTTTCGGAGAGCCGAAAGAATGCCTTGCTGCGAACCTTCTGGAACATTCCAGACCGACAAGTAGAAACGTCGGTGGTGCTGGCCAGTCAGGACTTTGAGCCGGAGCAGGCGGGCTAA
- a CDS encoding valine--tRNA ligase yields MTEPNTINPNTINPDALNELPKAFDPAATEPAWAKKWFEEPFRADATSAKPPFTIVIPPPNVTGSLHLGHALDNTLIDTLTRYKRMAGFEALYLPGMDHAGISTQVLVEKQLRDGGVTRHDLGREAFLEKVWSWKNESGGTILDQLRRLGVSADWTRERFTMDEGLSRAVRHQFVKLYHEGLAYRGERIVNWDPAAQTTLSELEIDREVRKGKMSTLSYKLEDSQAAASNGEAGEILIATVRPETIFADQAIAVHPEDERFTHLVGMKARIPLTDRLIPIIADSAVERDFGVGALKITPAHDPTDFEIGERHNLARPSVIDLNGNLTSELVPEPFRGLERFAARKAVVKALVESGDLVEEKDHDTAIGLSERTKVPVEPIVSLQWFVNVKPLAQQVLAALDKGEMQFVPERYTKVNRDWLENIRDWNISRQLWWGHQIPAWYDEQGNIYVPSPENPDLDCDADPQYAHLTLRRDPDVFDTWFSSNLWPFSTLGWPDAGNEDFLKFYPTQVLVTGYDILFFWVARMQMAAYGLTGKAPFNTIMLHGLYLDSKGQKMSKSKGNGIDPLELFDQYGVDASRFAFAYLSTGGQDIRHDARRYEQGRNFANKLWNAARFVRLRLSEVAADLPDDGLLAPYVRAASQMPEGVNPRSGDLLAHLAEHKELLTLADRWIISRLNAVTAEVTAHLDAFDLGAAIRTIYAFTWDEYCDWYLEAAKPSMSAANIGTLATLKLVLEHILKLLHPFMPFITSELYQALGHRRQVAVHAWPEVNPALQDDEAAQAFTRLRAAVSAARVLKNELGLSPQDRLEVAVEGEAASLVSENARVVEGIARVTLVPALSGRTISAVDAGVIIRAPLDGTVDTAEWLGKQKKRLAELDKQIKQAQGKLSSEAFVARAPAEVTEEERRRVIDFSAQKVRLEEVLAQF; encoded by the coding sequence ATGACTGAACCCAATACCATCAACCCCAATACCATTAACCCCGACGCCCTCAACGAACTGCCCAAGGCCTTCGATCCTGCCGCCACCGAACCGGCTTGGGCCAAAAAATGGTTTGAAGAACCCTTCCGCGCCGACGCTACCAGCGCCAAGCCTCCTTTTACCATCGTCATTCCGCCGCCCAACGTGACCGGCAGCCTGCACCTCGGGCACGCCTTAGACAACACCCTGATCGACACCCTGACCCGCTACAAGCGCATGGCGGGGTTTGAGGCGCTGTACTTGCCTGGCATGGATCACGCCGGAATTAGCACCCAGGTACTTGTGGAAAAGCAGCTCCGCGACGGCGGCGTGACCCGGCACGATTTGGGGCGCGAAGCTTTCTTGGAAAAAGTCTGGAGCTGGAAAAACGAATCGGGCGGCACCATTTTGGATCAACTTCGCCGCCTTGGCGTCAGCGCCGACTGGACCCGCGAGCGCTTCACCATGGATGAGGGGCTGTCCCGCGCCGTGCGGCATCAGTTCGTCAAGCTGTACCACGAGGGTCTGGCCTACCGGGGCGAGCGTATTGTCAACTGGGACCCCGCCGCCCAGACCACCCTCAGCGAGCTGGAAATTGACCGCGAAGTCCGCAAGGGCAAGATGTCTACCCTCAGCTACAAATTGGAAGATTCGCAGGCGGCGGCCAGCAACGGCGAGGCCGGAGAAATCCTGATCGCCACCGTGCGCCCCGAAACGATTTTTGCCGATCAGGCCATCGCCGTCCACCCCGAAGATGAGCGCTTCACTCATCTGGTAGGAATGAAGGCGCGGATTCCGCTGACCGACCGACTCATTCCGATCATTGCCGACAGCGCCGTAGAACGCGACTTCGGCGTGGGCGCACTCAAAATCACCCCCGCGCATGACCCCACCGACTTTGAAATCGGCGAGCGGCACAACCTGGCCCGCCCCAGCGTGATCGACCTCAACGGCAACCTGACCTCTGAGCTGGTGCCGGAGCCGTTTCGCGGCTTGGAACGCTTCGCTGCCCGCAAAGCGGTGGTCAAAGCGCTCGTTGAGAGTGGTGATTTGGTCGAAGAAAAAGACCACGACACCGCCATTGGTCTGTCTGAGCGCACCAAAGTGCCGGTGGAACCCATCGTCAGCTTGCAGTGGTTCGTCAATGTCAAGCCGCTGGCCCAGCAGGTGCTGGCGGCCTTAGACAAAGGCGAAATGCAGTTTGTGCCGGAGCGCTACACCAAAGTCAACCGCGATTGGCTGGAAAATATCCGCGACTGGAACATCTCGCGTCAGCTCTGGTGGGGCCATCAGATTCCGGCGTGGTACGACGAGCAGGGCAACATCTACGTGCCTTCGCCGGAAAATCCGGATCTGGACTGCGACGCCGACCCGCAGTACGCCCACCTCACCCTGAGGCGTGACCCTGACGTGTTCGACACCTGGTTCAGCTCTAACCTGTGGCCGTTTTCCACCCTCGGCTGGCCTGACGCGGGCAACGAAGACTTCCTCAAGTTCTACCCGACGCAGGTGCTGGTCACCGGCTATGACATTTTGTTTTTCTGGGTGGCCCGGATGCAGATGGCTGCTTACGGCCTGACCGGCAAGGCTCCCTTCAATACCATCATGCTGCACGGCCTGTACCTCGACAGCAAGGGTCAGAAGATGTCCAAGAGCAAGGGCAACGGCATTGATCCGCTCGAACTCTTTGACCAATACGGGGTGGATGCCTCGCGCTTCGCCTTCGCCTACCTGAGCACTGGCGGTCAGGACATCCGCCATGACGCCCGCCGCTACGAGCAGGGCCGCAACTTTGCCAACAAGCTCTGGAACGCCGCCCGCTTCGTGCGCCTGCGCCTCTCGGAAGTGGCCGCCGATTTGCCTGACGACGGTCTGCTGGCCCCGTATGTCCGCGCCGCCTCGCAGATGCCGGAAGGGGTCAACCCCCGCAGCGGCGACCTGCTGGCGCACTTGGCCGAACACAAGGAGCTGCTGACCCTGGCCGACCGCTGGATCATCAGCCGCCTCAACGCGGTGACGGCGGAAGTCACGGCCCACTTGGACGCGTTTGATCTCGGCGCGGCGATTCGCACCATTTACGCTTTTACCTGGGACGAATACTGCGATTGGTATTTGGAAGCGGCCAAGCCCAGCATGAGCGCGGCGAACATCGGCACGCTGGCGACGCTGAAATTGGTGCTGGAACATATCCTCAAGCTGTTGCACCCGTTCATGCCGTTCATTACTTCCGAGCTGTATCAGGCGCTGGGCCACCGCCGCCAAGTCGCGGTTCACGCCTGGCCGGAAGTCAACCCCGCCCTGCAAGATGACGAAGCGGCTCAGGCCTTTACCCGGCTCCGCGCCGCCGTGAGCGCTGCCCGCGTTCTCAAAAATGAGCTGGGCCTCTCTCCGCAAGACCGCTTGGAAGTGGCGGTGGAAGGTGAAGCGGCCAGCCTCGTGAGCGAAAATGCCCGCGTGGTGGAAGGCATTGCCCGCGTGACGTTGGTGCCGGCGTTGTCAGGCCGCACAATCAGCGCCGTGGACGCTGGCGTAATTATCCGCGCCCCCTTAGACGGCACGGTAGACACCGCCGAGTGGCTGGGCAAGCAAAAAAAGCGTCTCGCCGAGCTGGACAAGCAAATTAAGCAGGCGCAGGGCAAGCTCAGTAGCGAAGCCTTCGTGGCCCGCGCCCCCGCCGAAGTGACCGAGGAAGAACGCCGCCGCGTCATTGATTTCAGCGCCCAAAAGGTGCGGCTGGAAGAAGTGCTGGCGCAGTTCTAG
- a CDS encoding HD domain-containing protein, whose translation MFPTPAQAEQLLREAEALNPGSWAAHSRFVAQAARAIAEHHPDLDPVRAYVLGLLHDIGRQTGPNKDRHILDGHDFLLSLGFPDAARIALTHSFPVADLATLQGEWDGTAQEWVWLGELLATVQITEEDRLLQLCDALALADGFCTVQERLVDVALRYGFNAVTPHKWRSTLKLKADFDAKCGRNVYSLLPGLVERLTQ comes from the coding sequence ATGTTTCCCACCCCAGCCCAAGCCGAGCAGCTTCTTCGAGAAGCCGAAGCGCTTAATCCTGGCAGTTGGGCGGCACACTCGCGCTTTGTGGCACAGGCCGCCCGCGCCATAGCCGAGCATCATCCTGACCTCGATCCTGTGCGGGCTTACGTGCTGGGGCTCCTGCACGACATCGGGCGGCAGACTGGCCCCAACAAAGACCGCCACATTCTGGATGGGCATGACTTTTTGCTCTCACTCGGCTTCCCCGATGCCGCCCGCATTGCTCTGACCCACAGCTTTCCGGTGGCCGATCTGGCGACCTTGCAGGGCGAGTGGGACGGCACCGCTCAGGAGTGGGTGTGGCTGGGCGAGCTGCTGGCAACTGTCCAGATCACCGAAGAAGACCGCTTGCTGCAACTTTGTGACGCGCTGGCGCTGGCGGATGGCTTTTGCACGGTGCAGGAGCGTTTGGTGGACGTGGCCCTGCGCTACGGCTTCAACGCGGTGACGCCGCATAAATGGCGGTCTACGCTGAAACTCAAAGCCGACTTTGACGCCAAATGTGGAAGAAATGTGTACAGCTTGCTGCCAGGACTGGTCGAACGCCTGACCCAATGA
- a CDS encoding VanW family protein, producing the protein MSNVKAWIIGCSAVAVLGGALALGVAVNEGRLPTGTSVNGVDVSGLNQTEALAKVKATIKVPQVSVKAPSNSAASSSAASQVSAPQSWTLSAEKLGYQVDANSSVAAAFSDAENRNLVQKVQDLAGQIAGQSSAQDYPLKISVDASVAKKTLAELTAPLNTAPKSGKIFFDKTRYAMTPDTPGQKMEVDTAATAFASDPSLRELTISTVPWISSDSSAKLQALVDKGNALLRPMTVQLGDSQHTGVLSALQVANLFWVRPSGLELDKAAMKQSLKTLSSYLDEPAQNARYANQGGKLVRVEEQAGFVTDQAAALAALSKAVLDPSVKTLSLPSKTQQPSITVAALPDPTKLTLITTGVSTYYHSSPERRTNVANAAAKIDGAVVEAGGVFSFLNTLGSISEGNGFVGGLIISGGRTVDGLGGGVCQVSTTTFRALYQAGMPIVERNQHSYRVGYYEPRVGFEAAVYDPGVDLKMKNDTGGLMLIRTVNNNALSRLEVQVWGVPQSRTVSVSGATILSSTPHPAPKYIVNSSLPRGASKQVDWAANGYNLYITRTIKDASGVRTDRMDTLYKPWQAVYEMGPS; encoded by the coding sequence TTGAGTAACGTAAAAGCATGGATCATCGGTTGTTCAGCCGTCGCCGTTTTGGGCGGCGCACTGGCGCTTGGCGTGGCAGTGAACGAAGGCCGCTTGCCGACAGGAACCAGCGTGAACGGCGTGGATGTCAGCGGCCTGAACCAAACTGAGGCGCTGGCCAAAGTCAAGGCGACCATCAAGGTGCCGCAGGTCAGCGTCAAGGCTCCCAGCAACAGTGCAGCCAGTAGCAGCGCGGCCAGTCAGGTAAGCGCTCCCCAAAGCTGGACGCTGAGCGCCGAAAAGCTCGGCTATCAGGTGGACGCAAACAGCAGTGTGGCCGCCGCCTTTTCGGACGCCGAGAACCGCAACCTGGTACAGAAAGTTCAAGACCTCGCCGGACAGATTGCGGGCCAGAGCAGCGCCCAGGACTACCCGCTCAAGATCAGCGTGGACGCCAGCGTGGCTAAAAAGACCCTGGCGGAGTTGACGGCTCCTCTCAACACTGCGCCCAAAAGCGGCAAGATTTTCTTCGACAAGACCCGCTACGCCATGACGCCCGATACCCCCGGCCAGAAAATGGAAGTGGACACGGCGGCCACCGCTTTTGCCAGTGACCCCAGCTTGCGCGAACTGACCATCAGTACCGTGCCCTGGATTTCGTCTGACAGCAGCGCCAAATTGCAGGCGCTGGTGGACAAGGGCAACGCCCTGCTGCGCCCCATGACCGTGCAGCTCGGAGACAGCCAGCACACTGGCGTTCTCAGCGCCCTGCAAGTCGCCAATTTGTTCTGGGTGCGGCCCAGCGGCTTGGAACTCGACAAAGCCGCCATGAAGCAGAGCCTCAAGACGCTCAGCAGCTACCTCGACGAACCGGCTCAGAATGCCCGCTACGCCAATCAGGGCGGCAAATTGGTGCGGGTCGAAGAGCAGGCGGGCTTCGTGACCGATCAAGCGGCGGCGCTCGCGGCCCTCAGCAAAGCGGTGCTCGATCCCAGCGTCAAGACCCTCAGCTTGCCGAGCAAAACCCAGCAGCCCAGCATCACCGTGGCGGCGCTGCCTGACCCCACCAAACTGACCCTGATCACCACCGGCGTCAGCACCTATTACCATTCCAGCCCTGAGCGGCGCACCAATGTCGCCAACGCAGCGGCCAAAATTGACGGCGCGGTGGTGGAAGCGGGCGGCGTCTTCAGCTTCCTCAACACGCTCGGCAGCATCAGCGAAGGCAACGGCTTTGTCGGCGGCCTGATCATCAGCGGCGGGCGCACGGTGGACGGCCTCGGCGGCGGCGTATGCCAAGTCTCGACCACCACCTTCAGGGCGCTGTATCAAGCTGGAATGCCCATCGTGGAGCGCAACCAGCACTCTTACCGGGTGGGCTACTACGAGCCGCGTGTGGGCTTTGAAGCCGCCGTTTATGATCCCGGCGTCGACCTCAAGATGAAAAACGACACCGGCGGCTTGATGCTGATCCGCACCGTCAACAACAATGCCCTCAGCCGCCTCGAAGTACAGGTCTGGGGCGTGCCGCAAAGCCGCACCGTCAGCGTGTCGGGAGCCACCATTCTCAGTAGCACGCCGCACCCCGCGCCCAAGTACATCGTCAATTCGAGTCTGCCGCGCGGCGCGAGCAAGCAAGTCGACTGGGCGGCCAACGGTTACAACCTCTACATCACCCGCACCATCAAAGACGCTTCGGGCGTGCGGACAGACCGTATGGACACCCTTTACAAGCCCTGGCAAGCCGTGTACGAAATGGGGCCGAGCTAA
- a CDS encoding ABC transporter ATP-binding protein — protein sequence MTPALHAVKISQRFGETQVLHEVSLEVARGEVVAVMGPSGSGKSTLLHLLGGLGQPQSGEVYWEGVRVDSLSVEARAKRRVRALGLVFQHHYLLPDLSLLDNLRVPGMILGEDLTGRAEELLRQVGLGGRGQVYPEVLSGGERQRLAVARALMARPAVLLADEPTGSLDRANAAKVAQLMIDLARENASGVLLVTHDEHLAALADRQIHLLDGRVVTGAEAAGAALLLAPSA from the coding sequence GTGACTCCCGCTCTCCACGCCGTCAAGATCAGCCAGCGATTTGGAGAAACCCAGGTGCTCCACGAAGTCAGTCTGGAGGTGGCACGCGGCGAGGTGGTGGCGGTGATGGGGCCGTCGGGCAGCGGTAAAAGCACCTTGCTGCACCTTTTGGGCGGCCTCGGCCAACCGCAAAGCGGAGAGGTGTACTGGGAAGGTGTGCGGGTAGACAGCCTCAGCGTCGAGGCCAGAGCCAAGCGGCGGGTGCGGGCGCTGGGCCTGGTGTTTCAGCACCATTACCTGCTGCCGGATTTGAGCTTACTGGACAATCTGAGGGTGCCAGGCATGATTTTGGGCGAGGATTTGACCGGGCGGGCCGAAGAACTGCTGAGGCAAGTCGGCCTCGGCGGGCGTGGTCAGGTGTATCCAGAAGTGTTGAGCGGCGGCGAGCGGCAGCGCCTGGCGGTGGCCCGCGCCCTGATGGCCCGCCCTGCCGTGTTGCTGGCCGACGAACCCACCGGCAGCTTAGACCGCGCCAACGCGGCAAAGGTCGCCCAACTGATGATCGATCTGGCCCGCGAAAATGCTTCGGGCGTGCTGCTCGTCACCCACGACGAACACCTGGCCGCGCTGGCCGACCGCCAAATCCATTTGCTGGACGGCAGAGTGGTGACGGGCGCTGAAGCAGCGGGGGCAGCGCTGCTGCTCGCGCCGTCCGCTTAA
- the purM gene encoding phosphoribosylformylglycinamidine cyclo-ligase — MSQNPPETELNTEAQRRSASQPSAYARAGVDIDAGQRAVALMKGAVARTHGPQVLGGIGGFGGLFRAGFEHLSDPVLVASTDGVGTKTKVASRAGQFGGLGADIVNHCVNDILVQGARPLFFLDYVAMGKLIPERVAEFVTGAAAACEALGVALLGGETAEMPGVYVEGELDIVGTIVGVVDRANLITGERLRAGDVVIALPSAGLHTNGFSLARAALDGLDWDSPDAELGMSLQDALLIPHRSYLAAHRALEQAGLDVRAMSHITGGGLIDNPPRVLPTGLGLRFDLGSYTVPPLFARIVSRSQMDIREAYRALNMGVGFLFMLPPDQAASALEVLRAEGEAPWVIGEVVVGEGVELSRPSGADL; from the coding sequence ATGTCCCAAAACCCCCCTGAGACTGAGTTGAACACCGAGGCGCAGCGCCGCTCGGCTTCCCAGCCTTCCGCTTATGCCCGCGCTGGCGTGGACATCGACGCCGGTCAACGTGCCGTGGCCCTAATGAAGGGCGCGGTGGCCCGCACGCACGGCCCGCAGGTACTGGGCGGCATTGGCGGCTTCGGCGGGCTGTTTCGGGCCGGCTTTGAGCACCTGAGCGATCCGGTGCTGGTGGCCTCTACCGATGGCGTGGGCACCAAAACCAAAGTCGCCAGCCGCGCTGGACAGTTCGGCGGCCTCGGCGCAGACATCGTGAACCACTGCGTCAACGACATCTTGGTGCAGGGCGCTCGTCCGTTGTTTTTCCTCGATTACGTGGCGATGGGCAAATTGATTCCCGAACGGGTGGCCGAGTTCGTGACCGGCGCGGCGGCGGCGTGTGAAGCGCTGGGTGTGGCGCTGCTCGGCGGCGAAACGGCGGAAATGCCCGGCGTCTACGTCGAGGGCGAACTGGACATCGTCGGCACCATCGTCGGCGTGGTCGACCGAGCCAACCTGATTACCGGCGAGCGCCTCAGAGCCGGTGACGTGGTGATTGCCCTGCCCAGTGCGGGCCTGCACACCAACGGCTTTAGCCTCGCCCGCGCCGCGCTGGACGGTCTCGATTGGGACAGTCCTGACGCCGAACTCGGGATGAGCTTGCAAGACGCCCTGCTGATTCCGCACCGCAGTTATCTGGCGGCTCACCGCGCCCTTGAGCAGGCCGGCCTAGACGTGAGGGCCATGAGCCATATCACTGGCGGCGGCCTGATCGACAATCCGCCGCGTGTGTTGCCGACAGGGTTGGGCCTGCGCTTCGATCTCGGCAGCTACACTGTGCCGCCACTTTTTGCACGGATTGTCTCGCGCTCCCAGATGGATATCCGGGAAGCGTACAGGGCGCTGAATATGGGCGTGGGCTTTTTGTTCATGTTGCCGCCCGACCAAGCAGCGTCGGCACTGGAGGTGCTGCGGGCTGAGGGCGAAGCGCCGTGGGTCATCGGTGAAGTGGTGGTGGGGGAGGGCGTGGAGTTGAGCCGGCCTTCTGGAGCCGATTTGTGA
- a CDS encoding TVP38/TMEM64 family protein produces MPPDSAPQSIERSSRRLRGKRTFAPLGWLLAAVLLGGLLLIPGVRPWLWQTASALFGSDDTQRRALVERLGIWGPLALLAGMLLQAVVPLLPAAADVVLASLLYGFWWGFAIVYTGTLLGAALGYAVGRRYGGWAVRRLAGETMTRRLEQFAEERGVQAVLLVRLMPALKAEVMNLVAGAVGMSFWPFMAASALGALPATALVVWLAASPQRLFWGVLGLSVAVGLGAAGRWWWHRKVVVQKRRTKAVTGPSE; encoded by the coding sequence TTGCCCCCCGATTCTGCTCCTCAATCCATAGAACGCTCAAGCCGCCGCCTTAGAGGCAAAAGGACTTTTGCTCCGCTGGGCTGGCTGCTGGCCGCCGTGCTGCTGGGCGGCCTGCTGCTGATTCCCGGGGTACGTCCTTGGCTGTGGCAAACCGCCAGCGCTCTCTTTGGCTCCGACGACACCCAGCGCCGCGCTTTGGTGGAGCGGTTGGGCATCTGGGGGCCGCTGGCGCTGCTGGCCGGCATGCTGCTGCAAGCGGTGGTGCCGCTGCTGCCCGCCGCCGCTGACGTGGTGCTGGCTTCGCTGCTCTACGGCTTTTGGTGGGGCTTTGCCATCGTCTACACCGGCACGCTGCTGGGCGCGGCGCTGGGCTACGCGGTGGGGCGGCGCTACGGCGGCTGGGCGGTGCGGCGGCTGGCGGGCGAAACCATGACCCGGCGCTTAGAGCAGTTTGCCGAGGAGCGCGGCGTGCAGGCGGTGCTGCTGGTGCGGCTGATGCCCGCCCTCAAAGCTGAGGTGATGAACTTGGTGGCGGGCGCAGTGGGGATGAGTTTTTGGCCGTTTATGGCAGCCTCGGCGCTGGGCGCTTTGCCGGCGACGGCGCTGGTGGTGTGGCTGGCGGCCAGTCCCCAGCGCTTGTTTTGGGGCGTGCTGGGCTTGTCGGTGGCGGTGGGTTTGGGCGCGGCAGGCCGCTGGTGGTGGCACAGAAAAGTGGTGGTACAGAAAAGGCGCACAAAAGCAGTGACCGGGCCGTCAGAATAA
- a CDS encoding cytochrome c oxidase assembly protein: MSLAAAPSGLDANNLSPSLSELLALRFDAWVWLPLILVGGWYFVAFARSRKTSPNAWPIWRAVLFGLALICTVIVTQSQAITLTLNSMALYMGRLMVLAELVPPLAVLGMPRHLKISRESALGRVLSVILDPWVVLALWVAILIFWNIPAGFNASIVTNTAGALLPGLYLLGGLLVWSVILRPLPSIQGRSLGNRGWFGLLSGLPMMAVAAVWLYSPKVLYTPYVSALCLWNLTPLQNQSISGWIMMLAGLPGMAVALVQLMGWLIELADSGTQTPPPPTA, from the coding sequence GTGAGCTTGGCTGCTGCTCCCAGCGGCCTTGACGCCAATAATCTCAGTCCCAGCCTCAGTGAGTTGTTGGCCCTGCGCTTCGACGCCTGGGTCTGGCTGCCACTGATTTTGGTGGGCGGATGGTATTTCGTGGCCTTTGCCCGCAGCCGCAAGACAAGTCCCAACGCTTGGCCGATCTGGCGGGCAGTGCTGTTCGGGCTGGCGCTGATCTGCACCGTGATCGTGACTCAGAGTCAGGCGATCACGCTGACCCTCAACAGCATGGCGCTCTACATGGGCCGCCTGATGGTGCTGGCCGAACTGGTGCCGCCACTGGCCGTGCTGGGGATGCCGCGCCATCTCAAGATTTCGCGTGAGTCCGCGCTGGGCCGCGTCCTCAGCGTCATCCTTGATCCGTGGGTGGTGTTGGCGCTGTGGGTGGCTATCCTTATTTTCTGGAATATTCCGGCTGGATTTAACGCCAGCATCGTCACCAACACGGCGGGCGCACTCCTGCCGGGCTTGTATCTGCTGGGCGGCCTGCTGGTCTGGTCGGTGATTTTGCGGCCTCTGCCGAGCATTCAGGGTCGCAGTTTAGGCAACCGGGGCTGGTTCGGGCTGCTCAGCGGGCTGCCGATGATGGCGGTGGCGGCAGTGTGGCTGTATAGCCCCAAAGTGCTGTATACGCCTTACGTGAGTGCGCTGTGCTTGTGGAACTTGACTCCGCTGCAAAACCAGAGCATCAGCGGCTGGATCATGATGCTGGCGGGCCTGCCGGGCATGGCGGTGGCCTTGGTGCAACTGATGGGCTGGCTGATCGAACTCGCCGACAGCGGCACGCAAACGCCGCCTCCGCCCACCGCCTAA
- a CDS encoding SCO family protein, giving the protein MTEVEHTPTQPSRDGHASQGSSHSRPWYISLLFALAAVVLLLGGAWVYARLQSPFPFFGTAYTPPLSAPILSGTDQNGNAYTFAPNGKTTALFFGFTHCPNICPLSLTYLNQLRERLPAAERQNFQIVFVSVDPQRDTPPLIKSYLSFFGNAVGVHIPEPQLAKVALSYGAAYTKADIKGPDDYQVNHTTATYLIDKQGKIRLLWDYTQLPQLKRLEADVHEVMQ; this is encoded by the coding sequence ATGACCGAAGTTGAGCACACGCCCACCCAACCCAGCCGCGACGGCCACGCCAGCCAGGGCAGTAGCCACAGCCGTCCTTGGTACATCTCGCTGCTGTTTGCGCTGGCAGCCGTCGTCCTGCTGCTCGGCGGCGCGTGGGTGTACGCCCGCTTGCAAAGCCCTTTTCCCTTTTTCGGCACCGCTTACACGCCGCCGCTGAGCGCTCCGATTTTGTCCGGCACCGATCAAAACGGCAACGCCTACACCTTTGCGCCGAACGGCAAAACCACCGCGCTGTTTTTCGGCTTCACCCATTGCCCCAACATCTGCCCGCTGAGCCTGACCTATTTGAATCAGCTGCGTGAGAGATTACCCGCCGCCGAGCGCCAGAACTTTCAAATCGTGTTCGTCAGCGTCGATCCGCAGCGCGACACGCCGCCGCTCATCAAAAGCTATCTCAGCTTTTTCGGCAATGCGGTGGGCGTGCATATTCCCGAACCCCAACTGGCGAAGGTGGCGCTGAGCTACGGCGCGGCCTACACCAAAGCCGACATCAAAGGGCCAGACGATTACCAGGTCAACCACACCACCGCCACTTATCTGATCGACAAGCAGGGCAAAATCCGATTGCTGTGGGACTACACCCAGTTGCCGCAGCTCAAGCGCTTAGAGGCCGACGTCCATGAGGTGATGCAGTGA
- a CDS encoding LacI family DNA-binding transcriptional regulator: MHKPTIQDVARLAGVGVGTVSRVLNNHAAVRDSTRQTVLSAIHQLDYVPNPHARRIAGGKSYTISILLPVVTTEFYVRLLDGLEAAFQEARYDVAIFPLLDRARLERYLGSHTLAYQADGLVMATYNLTQMFTDNRLRDQQPVVLVDAYAEGVDCARMDNHLGGVLAGEFVAQQAGHLYAIWVETELDQVFTSRVFEERSAGFHKSLTAAGRCTTAELTSSFDPHAARTVAARFLDGAEFPATVFASADLLAGAVLDEAQARGLKVGTQLKVLGFDDQPWAAARGLSTLHQPVEAMAYEAATLLLSRLSGHRGPPRVRTFEPKLVLRSSTGPSSTGEAK; this comes from the coding sequence ATGCACAAACCAACCATTCAAGACGTGGCGCGTCTGGCGGGCGTCGGCGTCGGCACGGTGTCGCGGGTTCTGAACAACCACGCCGCCGTGCGCGATTCCACCCGCCAAACGGTGCTCAGCGCCATTCACCAACTCGATTACGTTCCCAATCCCCACGCCCGCCGGATCGCGGGCGGCAAGTCGTACACCATCAGCATTTTGCTGCCGGTCGTGACCACCGAGTTTTATGTCCGGCTGCTCGACGGCCTCGAAGCCGCTTTTCAAGAAGCCCGCTACGACGTGGCGATCTTTCCGCTGCTCGACCGCGCCCGCTTGGAGCGCTATTTGGGCAGCCACACTTTGGCGTATCAGGCCGACGGGCTGGTGATGGCCACCTACAACCTGACCCAGATGTTTACCGACAACCGCTTGCGCGATCAGCAGCCGGTGGTGTTGGTGGACGCTTACGCTGAAGGCGTGGACTGCGCCCGCATGGACAACCACCTCGGCGGCGTGCTGGCCGGAGAATTTGTCGCTCAACAAGCGGGCCACCTCTACGCCATTTGGGTCGAAACCGAGCTGGATCAGGTGTTTACCTCGCGGGTGTTCGAGGAGCGCAGCGCCGGATTTCACAAGTCTCTGACGGCGGCTGGGCGCTGCACCACCGCCGAACTCACCAGCTCGTTCGATCCGCACGCTGCCCGCACGGTGGCCGCCCGTTTCCTCGACGGAGCCGAGTTTCCCGCCACTGTTTTCGCGTCTGCCGACTTGCTGGCCGGAGCGGTGCTTGACGAAGCGCAGGCACGCGGCCTCAAAGTGGGCACGCAGCTCAAGGTGCTGGGCTTTGACGATCAGCCGTGGGCGGCGGCGCGTGGCCTGAGCACCCTGCACCAGCCGGTGGAAGCCATGGCCTACGAAGCGGCCACCTTGCTGCTCTCGCGTTTGAGTGGGCACCGGGGGCCACCGCGCGTCCGCACCTTTGAGCCGAAACTGGTGTTGCGCTCCAGCACGGGGCCTTCCAGCACTGGAGAGGCAAAATGA